From the Bombus vancouverensis nearcticus chromosome 3, iyBomVanc1_principal, whole genome shotgun sequence genome, one window contains:
- the LOC117164059 gene encoding uncharacterized protein LOC117164059 isoform X4 produces MLCRNQMETEVRTLKQELIRTQEALKAATKRCRDLVKELDNRTANHESERSLRDQQLSRILRALLVLEARLKQEQKSIRQLLCEKDNVIKNQQLEIARLRRYTKNYIKCKREQTLGKSSMKLNTATDIKSNDLQTPNADAGSRQNCGISKDIQNLKCEIITKLNSSEIPVALEELDRGVKKTHSFAGSDISKTSLTSSENTDVSIITTTTEGSPSLLSTEGFCEGESSDVSPGSTLNKSNRCSPTMITDSENEITMIYDGDDDEQTMIVENGSKLPRKKLGIGRSRTQKALNETDMIEPTNIARTESKDDGMDCNFVSEDEEKEQEPIYVNACNETNSRNLEHTGNVIAEMPKMNEDYSNNNNNSSNNGSNNNNSVCLKMEIEEQNAEETSGNWYSDPDEDKVNDDVFRHSTYRPNSKHNSVLECVNQILLRDMEEEESILSIPRRFKHRGRIVRFQPAKLSDIESVGSEMERKNSEEGITEKELASNELPDVSVNSFEPTATEDEFGMSLTESASTSNVATTITNHESSLEEESEESKAIPIVIIEPKVEVEETRHTSFPSSQVIQKTKTSVNASNPPLKLERIEEKTCLQMSTKGLTIAKNLDYEDIESLPEIIPPPPKTPPALPPKPQFKNNTLILKKIPSPSFLIDETRKKQQLLEPSSSEHSKKIFGFISSPLKSAGINVSSARSLNFDDAINKVTGNNEEGNFWKNRFNNVRSSFQTRQSVSHETSGEQTRKIPRVTNIVRHFEEFKIGGESEDQTKERTKTKEKHVHSEFDQEFDIRQNFEEFNLDECDLSDDPDRPEGDGSERLGNLGATVGQNEKTAATKDNNNVPLAASNSSSGYDHFLEATGLSNKSILTPSRLLSNHKSMLKPKDVKYKNKIKATAVMEKHGVSTTNNTTHIRHWTGPFV; encoded by the exons ATGGAAACCGAGGTGCGAACGCTCAAGCAAGAGCTGATTCGTACTCAGGAGGCCTTGAAGGCAGCCACGAAGAGATGCCGTGATCTGGTGAAAGAGCTGGACAATCGCACTGCGAACCACGAGTCCGAAAGAAGTCTTCGAGATCAGCAATTATCGCGGATACTTCGTGCTCTGTTGGTGCTGGAGGCGCGGCTGAAGCAAGAGCAGAAATCGATCAGACAACTACTTTGCGAAAAGGACAATGTGATCAAGAACCAGCAGCTCGAAATCGCTAGGCTCAGACGTTACACCAAGAATTATATCAAATGCAAACGCGAACAGACCCTTGGTAAATCGTCAATGAAGCTTAACACGGCAACCGACATTAAAAGCAACGACTTGCAAACGCCCAATGCCGAT GCAGGCTCCAGGCAAAACTGTGGAATTAGTAAAGACATTCAAAACCTAAAGTGCGAGATAATCACAAAACTGAATTCGTCGGAGATACCTGTTGCGCTCGAAGAGTTGGACAGGGGGGTGAAGAAGACGCACAGCTTCGCTGGCAGCGATATTTCGAAAACGAGTCTGACGAGCAGCGAAAACACGGATGTGTCGATTATCACAACCACCACAGAGGGCAGCCCCTCGTTGCTCAGCACCGAGGGTTTCTGCGAGGGCGAAAGTAGCGACGTTTCACCCGGTTCCACGCTGAACAAATCCAATAGATGTTCGCCTACGATGATTACGGATAGCGAGAACGAAATCACAATGATCTACGACGGTGATGATGATGAACAGACGATGATAGTTGAAAACGGTTCTAAATTGCCGAGGAAAAAGCTAGGAATCGGTAGATCGAGGACACAGAAGGCTTTGAACGAAACGGACATGATCGAACCGACGAATATCGCGAGAACGGAAAGTAAAGACGACGGAATGGACTGTAACTTTGTATcagaagacgaagaaaaagaacagGAACCAATTTATGTAAACGCTTGCAACGAGACAAACTCGAGAAATTTAGAACACACGGGAAACGTGATCGCGGAAATGCCGAAGATGAACGAGgattatagtaataataataataacagtagCAATAACgggagtaataataataatagcgt ATGCCTAAAAATGGAAATCGAAGAACAGAACGCAGAAGAGACCAGCGGGAACTGGTACAGCGACCCTGACGAGGATAAAGTCAACGACGACGTCTTTAGGCACAGCACATATCGACCGAATAGCAAACATAATTCCGTTTTGGAGTGTGTTAATCAGATCCTTTTACgagacatggaggaggaagagaGTATTCTTTCCATACCTAGGAGGTTTAAACATCGAGGAAGAATCGTCCGATTTCAACCAGCTAAATTATCGGATATCGAGTCCGTGGGATCCGAAATGGAGAGGAAGAACTCTGAAGAAGGAATTACAGAAAAAGAATTAGCTAGCAACGAATTGCCCGATGTTTCTGTAAACAGTTTCGAACCCACTGCTACGGAAGACGAGTTTGGCATGAGTCTTACTGAAAGTGCTTCAACCTCAAATGTTGCAACCACGATCACGAATCATGAGTCGAGTCTTGAGGAAGAATCGGAAGAATCAAAGGCTATTCCAATTGTCATTATAGAACCAAAGGTCGAAGTGGAGGAGACGAGGCACACGAGTTTCCCCTCTTCACAGGTGATACAAAAGACGAAAACGTCTGTAAATGCGTCGAATCCACCTTTAAAATTAGAGCGTATCGAGGAAAAGACTTGTCTGCAGATGTCTACGAAAGGATTGACCATAGCGAAAAATTTGGATTATGAAGATATCGAGTCACTTCCGGAGATTATACCACCACCTCCTAAAACACCTCCTGCGTTGCCTCCCAAACCGCAGTTCAAGAATAACACGTTAATCTTAAAAAAGATTCCTAGCCCCTCGTTTCTCATCGATGAGACGCGGAAGAAGCAACAGTTACTTGAACCTAGTTCGTCTGAACATAGCAAGAAAATATTCGGTTTTATATCTTCTCCTTTAAAATCTGCGGGAATTAACGTATCATCTGCGAGAAGTTTAAACTTCGACGATGCGATTAATAAAGTTACAGGGAACAATGAAGAGGGGAACTTCTGGAAAAACAGGTTTAATAATGTCCGATCTTCATTCCAGACGCGTCAGAGCGTCAGTCATGAAACTAGTGGGGAACAAACCCGGAAAATTCCCAGAGTCACTAACATTGTTCGCCATTTTGAAGAATTCAAAATTGGCGGTGAATCGGAGGATCAAACAAAAGAACGCACAAAAACCAAGGAGAAACATGTCCATTCAGAATTTGATCAGGAATTTGATATCAGACAAAATTTTGAAGAGTTCAATTTGGATGAATGTGATTTGTCAGATGATCCCGATAGACCAGAGGGCGATGGATCGGAGAGGCTCGGTAATCTTGGGGCGACGGTTGGTCAGAACGAGAAAACTGCCGCAACCAAAGACAATAATAATGTTCCTCTTGCTGCGAGCAATTCGAGCAGCGGCTACGATCACTTCTTAGAAGCTACAGGTCTTAGCAACAAATCCATATTAACACCATCGAGGTTGCTGAGCAACCACAAGAGTATGTTAAAGCCAAAAGACGTCAAGTATAAGAATAAGATCAAAGCGACAGCAGTTATGGAAAAACATGGTGTTTCCACGACGAACAATACTACCCATATTAGACATTGGACTGGCCCATTTGTCTGA